A window of Nodularia sp. LEGE 06071 contains these coding sequences:
- a CDS encoding DUF2862 domain-containing protein yields MEIGQKVKVFRLRDRVSASIAKKLGQIGIIQGYKVTDGRGIGVVVLFDDNSSTWFFEDEIKLV; encoded by the coding sequence ATGGAAATCGGACAAAAGGTTAAAGTTTTTCGTCTGCGCGATCGCGTATCTGCTTCTATTGCGAAAAAACTCGGACAAATAGGCATTATCCAAGGCTACAAAGTCACGGATGGCCGTGGAATTGGTGTAGTGGTACTATTTGACGACAATTCTTCCACTTGGTTTTTTGAAGATGAAATCAAACTTGTGTAA
- a CDS encoding Uma2 family endonuclease, with the protein MTSAINSVNTNTEYPSADGEPVAETYLHLYAILTTLEVLKQYLAGRQATVLANQFLYYAQGFPKLRVAPDVMVIFDVQPGGRDNYKVWEEGQVPQVVFEMTSKGTQKQDQEQKKLLYEQLGILEYWLFDPKGEWVNAKLQGYRLQDEIYQPITDSLSQPLGLRLEVEEELLRFYRLDTGAKLLIPTELAELAEQERQRAERLAEHLRSLGVDPDSLN; encoded by the coding sequence ATGACTAGCGCCATAAATTCAGTCAATACAAACACTGAATATCCTAGTGCTGATGGAGAGCCTGTGGCGGAAACATATTTACATCTGTATGCCATTTTAACTACATTGGAAGTCCTGAAACAGTACTTAGCAGGCAGACAGGCAACGGTACTAGCAAATCAATTTCTCTACTATGCTCAGGGTTTTCCCAAATTAAGAGTTGCACCAGATGTCATGGTAATTTTTGATGTGCAGCCTGGGGGTAGAGATAACTATAAAGTTTGGGAAGAAGGTCAAGTTCCGCAAGTGGTATTTGAGATGACCAGTAAAGGCACTCAAAAGCAGGATCAAGAGCAAAAGAAACTATTGTATGAACAATTAGGTATTTTAGAATACTGGTTATTTGACCCCAAAGGAGAATGGGTTAACGCCAAATTACAGGGCTATCGTTTACAAGATGAAATCTATCAACCCATTACTGATAGTCTATCTCAGCCTTTAGGATTGCGGCTAGAAGTAGAAGAAGAACTCTTACGATTTTATCGCTTAGATACGGGGGCGAAATTACTCATCCCCACCGAACTGGCAGAATTAGCAGAACAAGAACGACAACGTGCGGAAAGATTAGCAGAACATTTGCGTTCATTAGGTGTTGACCCAGATAGTTTAAATTAA